TCCTCTCTGGAGGTTCTAAAAGAAAAtccccttccttgcctcttcgcTGCTAGAAGCCACCTAGACTCGTCAGTCTGTGatctctccctccatcttcaaTGCCAGCAATGTTGCATCTGCCTGACCATTCTCCTACTCCTATCTCTAACACACTTCTCTCTCACTCTTCCATTTTTAATGgcacttgtgattacattgggcccacccaaAATTCCAAGGTACTCTCCCCATTTTttgctttgtcctttttttcttctaaatctcCCTATTTTAATGTCAGCTGATTAGCACtcttaattcccctttgccatgtgacatgccaaATTCACAGGTTCTGAAGGCCTGCCTGAAAGTGACACTAACAGAAGCAGCAAAGGGTGAAGAGAGAGACCAAATCTCATGACTTTGTTACAGCCCTTCGATTTGACTGTAGCGAAACCAGAAATGTCTCTGGGCTTTTCAGTTATATGAACCTTCTCCTCTTAAGTCAGTTTGAGTTGGGGTCCCCAAACTTGCAAATGAGAGTCTTGATTGTTATATATGACAGCATGTGTTATGTTTGATgttgaatacatttatttttgttttattttaatggcaaTAAGTACATACTAAAGTAATGATGAGTATGGGAATATCAAGAGACACATCAAACTTCAACTTCCAGTAATGGTAGAAAAGGTCATTTGGACCACTCTCCTatcaaagaaaactgaaaaagttggagatcgcaccactgcactccagcctcggtgacagagcgagactctgactcagaaaaaaaaaaaaaaaatccatactgAAGACACATCAAAATGACATTGCAGAGCCAGCCGGGCATGATACAATGGTCAGAGTTGGGGATCCTGACTTTGCTCAGCGGCAGTGGTACAGTTCAATGCAATGGTGGCAGGGCTATGCTTCCAGCAGAGCAGCAGTGGGGGTGGGCACTGGGAGCTTCCTGATCTTTGGGCAGCATCCTCTTCTCTTTGGCTCAACCAGCCTTCCTGACATTACTATAGCCAACCCCTTCCACCAAATccctttttgcttaaaatatctggagttatttctgttttttttttttaagtgaatgctGACTGATTGGAAtactataaaaaagaaacattaccaAAATAAGGAGTTAATTGgatattaaaaacatgaaatcagaaataaaaaattcaattgaAAGGTTAGAAAAGAATGTTGATGAAATCACCCTGAAAgtagggaaaaacaaaataaaaaaataaaacaggggcgtggtggtgagcatctATAGTTCAAGacacttgggagggtgaggtgggaggattgcttgagcccaggagtttgaggctgcaacgAGCTAggattgctccactgcattccagcctgggtgacagagcgagacccccctttctctcaaaaataaatatggccaggcctggtggctcacacctgtaatcccagcactctgggagactgagtcaagcagattgcttgagttcaggagttcgaaaccagcttagGCAAGACGGCAAAGCCTtgcccctacaaaaaataaaattaaattaaaaattaaaaaaaaaaaaataaaaaaatacataaaacaaaaacctggccaggcacagtggctcacgcctgtaatcccaacactttgggaggccgaggcaggtggatcatgaggtcaggagttcgagaccagcctggccaacacggtgaaaccctacctctactaaaaatacaaaagttagctgggcgtggtggcgtgggcctgtaatcccagctacttgggagactgaggcaggagaattgcttgaacctgggaggcagaggttccagtgagccaagatcacgccaccgcactccagcctgggcgacagagcaagactccatctgggaaaaacaaaaaacaaaaaacccaacaacatcATAAGTGCTCAAAATTTATAGTAAACTGTAACAATATCATGATGTAAACCACTTATTCTCATGTTATCATATAAATACTATGTGGTGCTGAGAGCCTGCATCCTGCCTGGCATTTGAATGTGATGTACATGTATTGCAGCACTATATTGGTTAATACAATTTCAAGAAAGCTGAGAAGTGTCAGTTTAAAGAAAACTAGAGGAAGATTATACTCTTCTAACTAATGACACTGACAAgaacattaaatatatttgtggTTAGATAAGCTTTATTCGAATGCCTGCATAAAAATAAGCTGATGTCAAACAGGAAGAGGTTTTTCCAAAGGCTTAAAATTTAttaaacaggctgggtgtggtggctcacgcctgtaatcccagcactttgggaggccgaggccgacagatcacttgaggtcaggagttcaagaccagcctggccaacatggtgaaaccctgtctctacaaaaatacaaaaattagccaggcatgatggtggatgcctgtaatcccagctactagggaggctgagacaggagaatcatttgaacccaggaggtggagcttgcagtgagctgagatcgcactactgcactccagcctgggcgacagacagagactctgtctcgggaaaaaaaaaattattaaacaatagAACTTGGTGCGTCTCTTTAATCTGTCTCTGAATTCAGTTgactgacacatcattattagTAGTCTGCCCTCACTAATCATTTTCATCACATACAGATCTCATATCTTTGGGTGACACTTCCCATGTCTCTGGAAATCTTTTAAATTGCTTTCAGTTACAACAGAAGGGCAAGGTTTTCATCTAGTCATACTCTACTCCACCAGAGGCAAAACCACCTCCCTTAATTATCTTGTTTAAATTGTGGCTGTTTGCAAACAAATAAAGAACTTATTTTTAACAcataaaaagtacagtataatCTCTATGCTGTAACAGTAAGTCcattttcattaaataattattttgatttttattatctctctacaaagaaactacaaaaatacCCGTAAAAGCATcgaaaatgtactttaaaattcTGAACTGGTATGATACATCTTCTATGATTTACAAGAGTAAAATGTTAAATTCTCCAAGTTAGAATTTCTGAATTGATTTTGACAGGAATTTACTAGAAGTAACCAGAACATCAAAGCTTACAGATTTTCTATTCATCCCCAATTAAGTTTCTGAAAAGCTACACATCTGTTGACAAGCACAGTCCACTCAGTTACTTGATGCTGCCACTAATGGTGAGGCTACTCTGAAGGGCAGAGGTCTATACGATGGAAATGCCCAGCCTTCCAGGCAACTGCTCAAAGTGGTCTTATTTTTTCCcatatgtgtaaaataaaagtacaaatgtACATAtggtaaaaaatgtaaatattacagAAAGAGCTAAAATAATAAGTACATAACCTTCTCTCCCATACCACAGCAAATCTGATGTTTTCAAAATCCTCAGTCACAAGAGTAACTCACAAACTAAAGTCAACCTTGGAGTCTCtttatctgaaaattattttcaggcCTTTGGAACGGTGTTGATTGTCTCATATATTACCTCTGTTACAGAGGAAAGTCATGCAGTcttctccttctcaaaaaaaagaaaaatatttaaagcaacacACACATACTGTTCAGAGACAGCAAAGTCCAGACAGCATCGCAGAATCCATTGGATCTAGTCATGGCTCTGGAGAGTCCCCGGTATCATCCCTGAAATTAAGGAAGCACACTTACTAACAAGCCATTTTCAAAAGTAAGAAAACTTTCTCttaatcaaaaaagagaaagtttttatTAGAAAGTGTTCTCTTTTATTAGAAAGTTTATTAGAAAGTTTTCTCTTAATCAAAATGAGGTCATCTGAttcttgtaatctcaacactttgggaggccaaggcaggagttgcagtgagccacgatggcAACACtgatgacagagaccctgtcttataaaaataaaacaacaacaataccAACCAAAAGAAATTGGGGTCATCTGGTTATTATTTAATAGAAAGAAATCTTTTATCTAACATTGTACAAAAGGGCACAAACCACATTGTCCCAGGCAGTCAAAACTAGATCAAACCTTTACTAGAGAACAAAGGGAAGGTGAGGTGACAAGGGACTACGGATGGAGAAAGGAAATTACTTGAGAAATTCCAGCCCCAGTCCTGTGAAAGAGGATGAGCTTACCCCCTGGCTGAGCAGGAAAGACTGACAGAAACACTGGGTGCAGGAGCTCAGCCAAGTCCCTCCTCAAGGCCTCGGATCCTCCGGGCCAGTTGCACATCCTTTGGGAAGAGAGTAACTCGGCCAGCATGTAAGGTGAGGAGATAGGCGTCCTCAAAGAGATGAACTAGAAATGCTTCTGCTGcctggagacagaaagagaaaaagacggACACAGATGAAGGGCCATGGGCTGCTTTTTTTTGGAGACCTGCTAAACTTAATCTCTGAGGGCTCAAAGGATTGTAGGAAACTGTTCACAGAATGAGACTGAACTTTGCCAGGGAATTCTGCTATCACCACACAGAATCCAGCCTCCAAACCCTCAGAGGTTACCTCATTGTTCTTTTCCAGAGGTCAGATTCAGCATGTGACACTCCAGTCAGCATTGGAGAATTCTAGGCTGCCTCTTTCTCCCACTCAGCCCTCACCCAATTGTGCCTTGGTGCCTTCTTACCTCTTGTAGGGCCAATAAGGCCTGGGCTTGCCAATTGAAGTCCACACCACGAGTGAATTTAACACATATTTCTCTTGCCTGTGAaggagtggggaaggggaggagtaGGAGTAGGGAGTAACAGAAGAGGGATTCAAGGGACAATGATGCTCTCCATGAGTTCCAGTGGATCttcctttccattattttttcgGGGCTCTTAATCTTAGGACCCAATTAGGAGCAGGTGTTGACTCCTGGGAGCTTAGGAACTGGCGGATCTCTTACTGGTGATGGGGAAATCACCAGTAATTGGGTGATGAGAGGCAATCTCCCAGGATAGGAAAAGGGATCTAAGGTGGACAAACGAGAGAGGTCCTATTTATACAgtcaaaaactacagttttaAAAAGGTAGTAGAGGTTAGAAATCAATTCCATAAAGAACTACAAGGTGCTCTTGGAGGGCTCATGTTTCCAGAAAAGATTCCCCTACCAGGTTACAAAAGAGGTCCCTTGGCCAATTAGTTAAGAGACAGTAGGGTCCCTAATACctgggaaaatttaaaaaaaggagggTGGCATAGGGGTTGGTGGGAAGCTCCCGGAGCTCACCAGGCGGCTGAAGGGGAGCTTCCTTATCAAGAGGTGTGTGCTCTTCTGAAGCTTTCGGATCTCCTTTAGCCAACCTTGTCTCCGCCGACTGTGTTGATGGGAGGAAGCGCCTGAGCAAAAGAAAGGTAAGTTCAGTGGAAAATAGGTGGTGCCTCGCAGCTTGGCTGAGTCAGGTAAGCTGTCAAATTGCTAGACTGTATCTATGTGCCTACACTCCACagagcagggatttttgtctgttttattaggttgctgcaaaagtcattgcagttatggcaaaaatcacaatacttttgcaccaacctgatataTAGTAATTTTGCTGCTATCTTCAGCAACTAGAAAATAGCAGATAGGtgctaaataaacatttgttaaatgaatgagtgaatgatccTCTGCAGTTGATTTTAAATGCTAACTCTTCCATGAAGTCTTTCCCGAATCCTGATCCTTCCAAACAGATGGGTGACCGCCCTCCTCTGGGCTTTGCAGGACTTTGTACAAGTCTTAGATCTTTCCCACCTAGATTGGAAGCTCAGTTATTTTGGTTTTagattttttgttggtttgttttttacagCTGGAAAGATTCTGAGAGACTAGTACAATTCCCTTGTCTTGATCATCCTGAGGCCCAGCGAGGTGAAGATGGTTGGCCAGCCCTCATTAGTGGCCAAGCTGAGACCTGTGTAAGGTGTGGCCTAACTCAGTGTCAGTGTCAGGCACCTGGGCTGTGGAGACAGAGCCTTTGGCTCAAATCCTGGTtccaacaagaacaaaaaagaaaataatttttaaaacattcccaAAAGTAGAAATCAAAAAAGCCAAATTCTCTAATTGGAAATTAAAAACTCATGAATCAAAAACCAGTTTCTTCTAACTAACCTGTGTTGAAGAGGAAACTTAATTGAAATTAGACTATTTAGAAatgaataacaataaaaagtccATATCCCAAAACTTATGAGATACAGCCAAAATAGTACTAGAGGAAAATGCATAGCCTTAAAGTGTTCCTATTAGAAAACAAGAACACTAAAAGGTATCTGAGCTAAGCAGTCAAATTAAGTATTACAGAGTTATTAAAGTAAACCAAAACAAGATAGAACAAAAGAAATATTAGATAATAAGTTAGTGAAAatgaaagttaaagaaaaaacagCACAGTTGCTCCATAATTACAACCAAGGATCAAGATGAGTGAACGTCTGATAAGttgaacaaacaaaatacaaaaataacattttgaaggATAAAATTGTTTCAGAAATGTTATTCAGGATCCAGCCAAGAAAAGAGACTCTACACCAAGTTTAATAGAAGGCATTTAATACAATAAACTAATCACGAGGTGTTAGAAGAGCTGCAAGAGCAAGTAGGGTAGGTGAGACAATCCAGAGATGGCCTGTGCCAGGCAACCGGCAGAGGAGACCATCCCTGGATGAGGCTAGAGAACATAGGCCAATGAAACAGGGCAGTGTCCAGGAGACTGATGACATTTAAAACAGGGAAGACCCATGCCCAGGAGACAAACTACtgacacctccctccctccccaccacccgtTGGCAATCCAGTCACTGGAGGCAGTCTTTAATAAACAGAcatagggctgggtgcggtggctcacgcctgtaatcccagcactttgggaggccaaggtgggtcaatcacctgaggtcaggagttcgagaccagcctgatgaacatggagaaacccatctctactaaaaatacaaaaattagccgggcatggtggcgggcacctgtaatcccagctacttgggaggctgaggcaggagaattgcttgaacccaggagatggaggttgcagtgagctgagctcgcaccactgtactctagcctgggcaacaagagtgagactctgtctcagacataaataaataaataaataaaataaaataaaaaaataaacaagacataGCATTCACAGAAAATTTGAAGATGAACACAATTAAAGATCACCCAACAATTTAAGAAGGCCAATACCATGAAAGAAAGGAACCAAACtcaacaaacaaaataaccaaTACCAGAGGAAATTGAGTTAATAGAGAAAAGAGATAGAAACTTTGAGAGAAAAATGGATAATAAACTCAGAGAGGTAACAGAGATATGAAATCCATGACCCAATAACAAGTGGTTATGAAAAGTAACCAATTAGAGAGATCGTGGAAAAGAACTGGGATCAAAAATTTAGTAGCTGGGTCTTGAAATGCCAACATGAGGAGATGGAATTTAATCCTAATGTAATAAGAAGCCAGGGAAGAGTTTTATGCAGGATAGAGATGTGGAAGGTCATTCCAGCTGCTGTGTAAGGAAAGAAGTAGAAAGGGACAGAGTGGAAGTGGAGTGGCAGCTGATTAGGAGGCTCTCACAGTTGCTCTTGAGAGCTGCTGGTAGCTTGGACTAGGCTAGTGGGAGCAGAGATGGTGAAAATGGAGTGATTAAGGATGCAGTTTGGAAGTAGAATTATCTGGATCTGCATTTGTATTGGAGACGGGGGTCTCCCAGGCTTGTGGTTTGAACAACTGGGTGGGTAGTTGTGCCATTTACtgaaatggggaaactgaggatgaAGGGGCTGGAGGGGAGTAACCAGAAGTTCAGTTTTGGGTGTGTTAAGTTTAACATAACCAAGAGCCTTCAGGTAGAAAGGCAGTT
This genomic window from Pan troglodytes isolate AG18354 chromosome 12, NHGRI_mPanTro3-v2.0_pri, whole genome shotgun sequence contains:
- the CENPA gene encoding histone H3-like centromeric protein A isoform X2 gives rise to the protein MGPRRRSRKPEAPRRRSPSPTPGPSRRGPSLGASSHQHSRRRQGWLKEIRKLQKSTHLLIRKLPFSRLAREICVKFTRGVDFNWQAQALLALQEAAEAFLVHLFEDAYLLTLHAGRVTLFPKDVQLARRIRGLEEGLG
- the CENPA gene encoding histone H3-like centromeric protein A isoform X1; protein product: MGPRRRSRKPEAPRRRSPSPTPGPSRRGPSLGASSHQHSRRRQGWLKEIRKLQKSTHLLIRKLPFSRLAAEAFLVHLFEDAYLLTLHAGRVTLFPKDVQLARRIRGLEEGLG